One window from the genome of Dermacentor silvarum isolate Dsil-2018 chromosome 7, BIME_Dsil_1.4, whole genome shotgun sequence encodes:
- the LOC119458745 gene encoding uncharacterized protein LOC119458745: protein TSKRAKDSVWEKLTEEYNSQPGIRRVTVVQLRKLWDNEKSKWKKKDSEEKRDFYATGGGPPTCRSMSPSLALVGAAASHIGTRLPNPYDSDGSHMSQPVMSLPPARTIEVMVTGNQGSMDEWLEGRIGKSCWHVVACCAMAACVYTVCEMLRFYVIYVCK, encoded by the exons ACTTCGAAGCGCGCCAAGGACAGTGTCTGGGAGAAGCTGACTGAGGAATACAACAGCCAGCCAGGCATTCGTCGCGTCACAGTGGTGCAGCTGCGGAAGCTGTGGGACAACGAAAAATCGAAGTGGAAAAAGAAAGATTCGGAAGAAAAGCGGGATTTCTACGCAACAG GGGGTGGGCCACCTACCTGCCGGTCAATGAGCCCATCATTGGCGCTTGTCGGGGCGGCTGCCTCGCACATTGGGACACGGCTCCCAAACCCCTACGACAGCGACGGATCCCATATGAGCCAGCCAGTGATGTCGCTGCCACCCGCGCGTACCATTGAAGTTATGGTGACAGGCAATCAAGGCAGCATGGACGAGTGGCTTGAAGGCAGAATTGGCAAGAGCTGTTGGCATGTTGTAGCGTGTTGTGCTATGGCTGCATGCGTGTATACTGTTTGTGAGATGTTACGTTTCTATGTTATTTATGTTTGTAAGTAA